Proteins found in one Triticum aestivum cultivar Chinese Spring chromosome 4D, IWGSC CS RefSeq v2.1, whole genome shotgun sequence genomic segment:
- the LOC123097843 gene encoding uncharacterized protein yields the protein MSWRPPISPGRLLLVVQFVALCSIPGAFSSRLVTLDTVDIFTTHEWFSRPTVFFRCSGDNQTYLPDVKEANLIYTFKGEESWQPLTELPEKKCKRCGLYEQDMFRNDVFDEWELCSSDFKDGKYTHFKEGQFNATFLCPNCTVSAGDAATHHSSSEVEAKKTSVAVTIIVSVLASVIVVLALFGGYKYWLKKKRERDQLRFLKLFEEGDDMDDELGLSNEL from the exons ATGAGTTGGCGGCCGCCGATCTCGCCTGGCCGCCTCCTTCTCGTCGTCCAATTCGTCGCCCTCTGCTCGATTCCTG GGGCTTTTTCTTCGAGGCTTGTCACACTTGATACCGTTGATATATTTACCACTCATGAATGGTTCTCCAGACCAACTGTGTTTTTCCGCTGCAGTGGAGATAACCAGACATACTTGCCTGACGTGAAGGAGGCAAACTTGATATATACCTTTAAGGGTGAAGAGTCATGGCAG CCCTTAACGGAACTTCCAGAAAAGAAGTGCAAGCGATGTGGTTTGTACGAACAGGATATGTTTAGAAATGATGTGTTTGATGAATGGGAGCTGTGTTCTAGTGACTTCAAAGATGGCAAGTACACACACTTCAAGGAAGGGCAGTTCAATGCGACTTTCCTGTGCCCAAACTGTACTGTCTCTGCTG GTGATGCTGCAACACATCACTCTAGCTCAGAGGTGGAAGCCAAAAAGACATCTGTTGCTGTTACCATAATAGTAAGCGTTCTCGCTTCCGTTATCGTTGTCCTCGCATTGTTCGGAGGCTACAAGTACTGGCTGAAGAAGAAGAGGGAGCGGGATCAGTTACGATTTCTCAAGCTCttcgaggagggagacgacatggaCGACGAACTGGGCCTGAGCAATGAACTCTAA